In Phoenix dactylifera cultivar Barhee BC4 chromosome 11, palm_55x_up_171113_PBpolish2nd_filt_p, whole genome shotgun sequence, the following are encoded in one genomic region:
- the LOC113462485 gene encoding ubiquitin-like protein ATG12 isoform X2, with protein sequence MAAESPTSDRKVVVHLRATGDAPILKQAKFKISGNDKFSKVIEFLRRQLHRDTLFVYVNSAFSPNPDELVIDLYNEGFKVLVSGAVPYQHGVV encoded by the exons ATGGCCGCAGAATCGCCGACTTCCGACCGGAAAG TTGTAGTTCACCTGAGAGCGACCGGCGATGCTCCGATACTCAAGCAAGCCAAATTTAAG ATTTCTGGGAATGACAAATTCTCTAAGGTCATTGAATTTCTTCGTCGTCAGCTTCATAGAGATACATTA TTTGTTTATGTCAATAGTGCATTTTCACCAAATCCCGATGAATTGGTGATTGATCTATACAAC GAAGGTTTTAAAGTCTTGGTATCAGGTGCTGTACCTTACCAGCATGGTGTGGTATGA
- the LOC103703401 gene encoding cytokinin dehydrogenase 11-like gives MIAYLDQQQQLLALDGDGEAETSAAGSDDDLAVLHALDLQAAADPAAVAAAGEDFGGIARARPVAVIRPATADDVAAAILLAARSPRLTVAARGNGHSINGQAMADGGLVLDMRSLGPTMELVRTSAAGGGCPAVDVPGGALWEEVLEWAVRRHGMAPPSWTDYLRLTVGGTLSNGGISGQAFRHGPQIANVLELEVVIGNGERVVCSAAARPDLFFATLGGLGQFGVITRARVPLLLVPCMVKWIRVVYDRFEEYSRDAEWLVTRPEPAAFDYVEGFAFVNSADSVNGWPSVPLSPDSPFEPARIPAGSGPVLYCLEVALHFNHHERDAIDQRAGGLLRPLRYIRGLEFAAELPYVDFLSRVQRAEDAARANGTWATPHPWLNLLVASSDIADFDRNVFKQILKHGIGGPMLVYPLLRSKWDPRTSVAVPESEIFYLVALLRFSHLASSEGGAAAELVAQNREIVECCRANGYDFKLYLPHYQSEEDWARHFGRDWPRFVERKARYDPLAILAPGQKLFSRSRPPPPLLQ, from the exons ATGATCGCTTATCTGGACCAGCAGCAGCAGCTCCTCGCCCTCGACGGCGACGGAGAGGCGGAGACCTCCGCCGCCGGATCCGACGACGACCTGGCTGTCCTCCACGCTCTGGACCTCCAGGCGGCGGCCGACCCGGCCGCCGTCGCCGCGGCGGGGGAGGACTTTGGTGGGATCGCCCGCGCCCGCCCCGTGGCGGtgatccggccggccaccgccgACGACGTCGCCGCCGCGATCCTCCTCGCCGCCCGCTCCCCCCGACTCACCGTCGCCGCCCGCGGCAACGGCCACTCCATCAACGGCCAGGCCATGGCTGACGGAGGCCTCGTCCTCGACATGCGTTCCCTCGGCCCCACCATGGAGCTCGTCCGCACGTCCGCCGCCGGAGGCGGCTGCCCCGCCGTCGACGTGCCCGGCGGGGCGCTGTGGGAGGAGGTGCTCGAGTGGGCCGTCCGGCGACACGGGATGGCTCCGCCGTCGTGGACGGACTACCTGCGGCTCACCGTCGGCGGTACGCTCTCCAACGGCGGGATCAGCGGCCAGGCTTTCCGGCACGGCCCCCAAATTGCCAACGTGTTGGAGCTCGAGGTCGTCATCGGCAACGGCGAGCGCGTCGTATGCTCCGCCGCCGCCCGCCCCGACCTTTTCTTCGCGACCCTCGGCGGCCTCGGCCAGTTCGGCGTCATCACTCGTGCTCGCGtccccctcctcctcgtccCTTGCATG GTGAAATGGATAAGGGTGGTGTACGACCGGTTCGAGGAATACTCACGCGACGCCGAGTGGCTCGTGACCCGGCCCGAGCCGGCCGCCTTCGACTACGTGGAGGGCTTCGCTTTCGTTAACAGCGCCGACTCGGTGAATGGTTGGCCCTCAGTCCCTCTCTCCCCGGACTCGCCCTTCGAACCGGCCCGCATCCCGGCCGGGTCCGGTCCGGTCCTCTACTGTCTCGAAGTCGCCCTCCACTTCAACCATCACGAACGCGACGCGATAGACCAG CGAGCGGGGGGGCTGCTGCGGCCGCTGCGGTACATCCGGGGACTGGAGTTCGCGGCGGAACTGCCGTACGTCGACTTCCTCTCACGTGTGCAGCGGGCGGAGGATGCGGCACGTGCGAACGGGACCTGGGCGACTCCCCATCCCTGGCTGAACCTCCTGGTGGCCTCATCGGACATCGCCGACTTCGACCGCAACGTCTTCAAGCAAATCTTGAAACACGGCATTGGCGGGCCCATGCTGGTGTACCCGCTCCTCCGGAGCAA ATGGGACCCGCGGACGTCGGTGGCGGTGCCGGAGAGCGAGATATTCTACCTGGTGGCGCTGCTGCGATTCAGCCATTTGGCGTCTTCGGAGGGCGGGGCGGCGGCGGAGCTGGTGGCGCAGAACCGCGAGATCGTGGAGTGCTGCCGAGCCAACGGGTACGACTTCAAGCTCTACCTCCCGCACTACCAGTCGGAGGAGGACTGGGCCCGCCACTTCGGCCGCGACTGGCCCCGCTTCGTCGAGCGCAAGGCCCGATATGACCCCCTCGCCATCCTCGCCCCCGGCCAGAAGCTCTTCTCCCGCTCTCGCCCGCCGCCTCCACTGCTTCAGTAA
- the LOC113462485 gene encoding ubiquitin-like protein ATG12 isoform X1 translates to MAAESPTSDRKVVVHLRATGDAPILKQAKFKISGNDKFSKVIEFLRRQLHRDTLFVYVNSAFSPNPDELVIDLYNNFGFDGKLVVNYASSMAWG, encoded by the exons ATGGCCGCAGAATCGCCGACTTCCGACCGGAAAG TTGTAGTTCACCTGAGAGCGACCGGCGATGCTCCGATACTCAAGCAAGCCAAATTTAAG ATTTCTGGGAATGACAAATTCTCTAAGGTCATTGAATTTCTTCGTCGTCAGCTTCATAGAGATACATTA TTTGTTTATGTCAATAGTGCATTTTCACCAAATCCCGATGAATTGGTGATTGATCTATACAAC AATTTTGGGTTTGATGGGAAGCTGGTGGTCAACTATGCGTCCTCCATGGCATGGGGCTAA
- the LOC103703278 gene encoding transcription factor MYB1-like isoform X1, which translates to MGRKPCCSGEDLNRGAWTAEEDRILKSYIKDHGEGRWRSLPKKAGLKRCGKSCRLRWLNYLRPDIKRGNITDEEEDLIIRLHNLLGNSNFSCRWSLIAGRLPGRTDNEIKNYWNTCLRKKVQGQHQLKRCEASINEAPQNYLVRTKAIRCSKRFITPQQHITQKQERNAAIEPAMIGELATEHSSVTPKEDTWWDVLQGLDTSKASPSEAADFDSMQLCGSESPCNHHTRREDYLKGVFEEMSDAALPDVELELKSLANFLGCEEGWLAGEI; encoded by the exons ATGGGAAGGAAACCATGTTGCTCTGGAGAAGATCTCAATAGAGGAGCTTGGACAGCAGAGGAGGACAGGATCCTTAAATCCTACATCAAAGACCATGGAGAAGGGAGATGGAGAAGCCTTCCCAAGAAAGCAG GCCTCAAGCGCTGTGGAAAGAGCTGCCGGCTCCGATGGCTGAATTACCTCAGGCCTGACATCAAGAGAGGGAACATAACAGATGAAGAGGAGGATCTCATTATTAGGCTCCACAACCTCTTAGGAAACAG CAATTTCTCTTGCAGGTGGTCATTGATTGCAGGGAGACTACCAGGGCGAACAGACAATGAAATAAAGAACTATTGGAATACTTGTCTGAGGAAGAAGGTCCAAGGCCAGCATCAGCTGAAAAGGTGCGAGGCTTCAATCAATGAGGCACCCCAGAACTACTTGGTTCGAACAAAGGCTATTCGTTGTTCTAAGAGGTTCATCACACCCCAGCAACACATCACTCAAAAGCAAGAGAGAAATGCAGCTATCGAGCCGGCCATGATCGGAGAGCTGGCTACCGAGCACTCCTCTGTCACTCCTAAAGAAGACACTTGGTGGGATGTGTTGCAGGGGCTGGATACAAGCAAAGCATCCCCATCAGAAGCTGCGGACTTCGATTCCATGCAACTATGTGGGAGTGAATCGCCATGCAACCACCATACTAGAAGAGAGGACTACCTTAAGGGGGTGTTTGAAGAGATGAGTGATGCAGCGCTACCAGATGTTGAACTGGAGCTCAAATCACTGGCCAATTTCCTTGGCTGTGAAGAGGGATGGCTTGCAGGAGAGATCTAG
- the LOC113462485 gene encoding ubiquitin-like protein ATG12 isoform X3, with protein MAAESPTSDRKVVVHLRATGDAPILKQAKFKNFGFDGKLVVNYASSMAWG; from the exons ATGGCCGCAGAATCGCCGACTTCCGACCGGAAAG TTGTAGTTCACCTGAGAGCGACCGGCGATGCTCCGATACTCAAGCAAGCCAAATTTAAG AATTTTGGGTTTGATGGGAAGCTGGTGGTCAACTATGCGTCCTCCATGGCATGGGGCTAA
- the LOC103703278 gene encoding transcription factor MYB1-like isoform X2: protein MGRKPCCSGEDLNRGAWTAEEDRILKSYIKDHGEGRWRSLPKKAGLKRCGKSCRLRWLNYLRPDIKRGNITDEEEDLIIRLHNLLGNRWSLIAGRLPGRTDNEIKNYWNTCLRKKVQGQHQLKRCEASINEAPQNYLVRTKAIRCSKRFITPQQHITQKQERNAAIEPAMIGELATEHSSVTPKEDTWWDVLQGLDTSKASPSEAADFDSMQLCGSESPCNHHTRREDYLKGVFEEMSDAALPDVELELKSLANFLGCEEGWLAGEI from the exons ATGGGAAGGAAACCATGTTGCTCTGGAGAAGATCTCAATAGAGGAGCTTGGACAGCAGAGGAGGACAGGATCCTTAAATCCTACATCAAAGACCATGGAGAAGGGAGATGGAGAAGCCTTCCCAAGAAAGCAG GCCTCAAGCGCTGTGGAAAGAGCTGCCGGCTCCGATGGCTGAATTACCTCAGGCCTGACATCAAGAGAGGGAACATAACAGATGAAGAGGAGGATCTCATTATTAGGCTCCACAACCTCTTAGGAAACAG GTGGTCATTGATTGCAGGGAGACTACCAGGGCGAACAGACAATGAAATAAAGAACTATTGGAATACTTGTCTGAGGAAGAAGGTCCAAGGCCAGCATCAGCTGAAAAGGTGCGAGGCTTCAATCAATGAGGCACCCCAGAACTACTTGGTTCGAACAAAGGCTATTCGTTGTTCTAAGAGGTTCATCACACCCCAGCAACACATCACTCAAAAGCAAGAGAGAAATGCAGCTATCGAGCCGGCCATGATCGGAGAGCTGGCTACCGAGCACTCCTCTGTCACTCCTAAAGAAGACACTTGGTGGGATGTGTTGCAGGGGCTGGATACAAGCAAAGCATCCCCATCAGAAGCTGCGGACTTCGATTCCATGCAACTATGTGGGAGTGAATCGCCATGCAACCACCATACTAGAAGAGAGGACTACCTTAAGGGGGTGTTTGAAGAGATGAGTGATGCAGCGCTACCAGATGTTGAACTGGAGCTCAAATCACTGGCCAATTTCCTTGGCTGTGAAGAGGGATGGCTTGCAGGAGAGATCTAG